From a single Pseudalkalibacillus hwajinpoensis genomic region:
- a CDS encoding alpha/beta hydrolase family protein, with translation MVISDPMNVGDIYTFTFGGDQVKECRLSESNRKLFQSQSLSTPESFTYTGKDGWEIQGWLMKPIGFEEEKSYPMILEIHGGPHMMYGNSFVHEFQLLAAKGFAILYTNPRGSHGYGQDFVNGCRGDYGGGDYEDLMAGVEAVLSEKSFLDKERVFVTGGSYGGFMTNWIVGKTDRFKAAVTQRSISNWQSFYGVSDIGYFFTKWEVGSDLDEDPEKLWEHSPLKYVDRIQTPLLILHSEKDYRCPIEQSEQLYIALKHRGKKTTFVRFPDSDHNLSRSGHPELRVERLKHLAGWFEDNLASVKEE, from the coding sequence GTGGTGATTAGTGACCCGATGAATGTAGGAGACATTTATACGTTTACCTTTGGTGGAGATCAAGTGAAAGAATGCCGTTTATCAGAGAGTAATCGTAAACTTTTTCAAAGTCAGTCACTCTCAACACCAGAATCGTTTACATACACTGGAAAGGATGGGTGGGAGATTCAGGGATGGCTTATGAAGCCGATCGGATTTGAGGAAGAGAAAAGCTATCCTATGATTCTCGAAATTCATGGCGGACCTCACATGATGTATGGGAATTCATTCGTGCATGAATTTCAGCTTCTTGCAGCGAAGGGATTTGCTATTTTGTATACGAATCCTAGAGGTAGTCATGGGTATGGACAGGACTTCGTAAACGGGTGCCGTGGTGACTATGGTGGTGGAGATTATGAGGATCTAATGGCAGGTGTGGAGGCTGTTCTTAGTGAAAAGAGCTTTCTTGATAAAGAGAGGGTTTTTGTGACAGGAGGTAGTTACGGCGGGTTTATGACAAACTGGATTGTTGGGAAAACCGATCGTTTCAAAGCCGCTGTGACGCAACGTTCTATTTCCAACTGGCAGAGCTTCTATGGCGTAAGTGACATCGGCTACTTTTTCACGAAGTGGGAGGTAGGAAGTGATCTTGATGAAGATCCAGAAAAACTCTGGGAACATTCGCCATTGAAGTATGTTGACCGGATTCAAACACCGCTTCTTATTCTTCATAGTGAGAAAGATTACCGCTGCCCAATTGAACAGAGCGAGCAATTATACATCGCCCTAAAGCACCGTGGGAAGAAGACGACGTTTGTGAGGTTTCCTGATTCAGATCATAACCTTTCTCGAAGTGGTCATCCCGAATTGAGAGTGGAAAGATTAAAGCATCTTGCAGGATGGTTTGAAGATAACTTAGCTAGTGTTAAAGAAGAATGA